Sequence from the Fulvivirga ligni genome:
TGAAGGTTCAGACTTTTTCGCTTCAGGCGATATTAACAATGTTCTTCATTATTACTGGACTCTTGAAGCAGATAACTTATCAAGTTTTGTAGGTAATGCTTACTTCCAATATGATCAGAGCGATGTAAAAGTTGCAGAAGGCGGTTACAGTGAGGCAGATTATATAGCAGCTCAGATTCTATATGATAATAACCCAAGTAATAACATCAGCAAATTCACAACGGCGGAAGTTGACGAAGTAAACAACATTATCACATACGACCTTACTGGTAGTGGAGCTGGAATTACCAATTCAGGTATTTCCGGAGATTATTTCGCAGGTATAGATCAGGCTATTCCAAATAATATTGCCACATACATTTCTCAAACAAGTGGGGATGTAGATCAGCCAATATATGATCAACTTGTACCTGGTGGAGGCGCACCAAGAGGAGCTATATTAATTGTGGATACCGGAGATGAAGTAACATTCGAATTAGATGACATCAATCTTTATAGAACTGAAATTAGAGAAGGTGCTACACTAACCGTAGATGGAACTACTGGTCACAGATTAGGTATCATTTCAGGTACTGGTAACTTAAAAATTGTTAGTAACACTTCCAGCGCATCTTTACCGGCCGGTGATTATGGTGACTTCTTCTCTTGCAGTGGAGGTGGCCTTGAGTATGCTGGTACAGGTAGTTATAGTATACTAGGTGGAATTACTAACTTGAGAAATTTATCATTAACTGGATCTGGTCAGAGAAATTTCCCTAATAATAATATTACAATTTGTGAGGACTTTTTGCTAGATGGACCTGAGGTATATTTTCAAAATGATCGTAGACTGGATGTGGAAAATGATTTGATTATAAATTCAGGAGTCTTAGAAAACCCATCAGGTTATGGTAGAATAACTGTTTATGGTAATTTTCAAATAAATGGAGGTGAGTTTAAAGGAGCTTACAAAGGATATACTTATCTAATAGGAGATGCAACGATTTCATCAGGAACCTTGAGAGGAGGTAATTCTCAAATTTTGTATACCTTTAAAAAATTTGAAATTCAAGAAGGGGGAACATTTATAGCTGATAATAGTAGTATCACGTTTCAATCCAGTAGCTCTAATAATTACAACTCTGAAATTATAGGGGATTTTACTGGTGTGAATTCCTTTAATAAAATTAGAATCAATAAGATAGGTAGTCAAAATCGTGTAAATGTTAGGGATAATATTGAAATTACTGAGAGTGTACTTTTCAGTGAGGGAAATATGTATCTGGATGAAGATAAAACTGTTTTATTTGCTGAAGATGCATCTGCCACACCTGCCGCCGGTCTTGACAACTCCTACATTGACGGAAAAGTATCAAAAACCTTAGCCACAGCTGGAGAAAGCTTCATATTCCCAATAGGAAATGGAGGAGTAAGAAGACCTGCAACGGTAAGCAACGTTTCTACCGGAGGACTTTCATGGGAGGCTCAGTATTTCTTGGCTAGCCCTATGGCCGACTCTAGAGTAGATAATTTAACACCAACGAACTCTAACATTAAGACATTAAGTAATATAGAATATTGGGTAATCTCAGACGGTAGCTTAGCATCGACAGGGGAGAATGCGAATGTAGGACTAAGCTGGGGTATGGCTAGTGATGTTTCTACATCAGCTTCGGAGAGAGAAGAACTTGAGGTAATGGTCTGGAATGATGGTACATCCTCATGGGATAATTATGGTGGAGGCACTTTCAGTGGTGGTCATACACAATCATATGGTACCTTCAGCTCTACCTCTAAAGTATCCTTCAGTGAGCATGTATTTACACTTGGCTCAGGTGATGAAGCTAATCCCCTTCCTGTGACTTTAAGATCGTTTACAGGTGAAAATAAAGGTTTGGAGAATCATTTATACTGGACTACAGTTTCCGAGATCAACAACAGCCATTTCGAGCTTGAGAGATCCTCTGATGGTGAGACATTCCAGTTTGTAGCTGAAATAGATGGTTCTGGTACCACTAATGATGTTGTTAACTACAGTTATGTAGATCATAATCCAGTATTTGGAGTTAACTACTACAGATTAAAACAAATTGATTTTGATGGGACAACAACCACGATTAAAACTATCGTGAGGTTAACTGTAGATCAGGATGTCAGAGGTATTAATCTCGTGACTTATCCTAACCCTACAAGTCAGAACAACATTAATATAAGAGTGGCAACAGGCCTTGAAGCTCCTGTAATGATTAAGATGTATGATCTATACGGCAGACCGTGTTATGTGAAAGAGTTTGAATATAATGAGTTAAGTCAGGATATTAAACTTGATGTAAACGGAAGCCTTAAACAAGGAATTTACATCATCAGTGCAGAGCAAGGTGTGATAAAGGATACTAAGAAGGTGATGATACTTAGTAATAACTAAGCATCATCCCATATTAAGTAAATTTAAAGAATGGCAGGCCACAAGGCCTGCCGTTTCTGTTCTTAGGGTACTGTTTCCTAAGGCTACTTTTCTGAAATCACATTCCTGAGCCAATTTCAACTCATTCGCGGTAAAATCACCTTCAGGGCCAATGAGTATACAAGTGTTTTTGCCAGACTGAGCTAACTTAAAAAGCTGGTCAGGATTCTCTTTATCTACAAATGCAATAAACTTTTCATCAGCTCTGACTTCATTAAGAAAAGCGGTTAGGCTATTCATTTCGTTAATGGTTGTCATGAAACGCTGCCCTGACTGCTTCATGGCAGAAATAGCCTTTTTAATGACTCTCTCAGTCTTTAATACCCTTCGCTCGGAGTTCTTGGTTAAGATGAAGCTAACTTCTTGCAAACCTATTTCTACGGCCTTTTCAATAAACCATTCTATCCGATCCATATTCTTGGTAGGGGAGATGGCTATATGAATAGTATAAGAGGGCCTCTCCGCCTGTGAAGAATCAATTATATCAAACTCACACTTCTTATGATGGTTGTTTGTTATACGTGCTTTATAATATCCCCCGGCGCCATCTATCAATTCTATTTCATCACCAATTGAATGCCTTAGAACCTTTACGCAATGTCTGGATTCTTCCTCATCCAGGTGATGGATGCCAGATGGGATATCAGGTTGATAGAATAGTGGCATTAAGCGTATTTAGCTTGAAGTTCTTTTACAAATTGAATGTATTCAGTCTCAGCGTCAGCTGAATCTTTACCTTTGAGCTCAGCCCAGGCATCATGTTTTGCTATTCCT
This genomic interval carries:
- a CDS encoding 16S rRNA (uracil(1498)-N(3))-methyltransferase, with the translated sequence MPLFYQPDIPSGIHHLDEEESRHCVKVLRHSIGDEIELIDGAGGYYKARITNNHHKKCEFDIIDSSQAERPSYTIHIAISPTKNMDRIEWFIEKAVEIGLQEVSFILTKNSERRVLKTERVIKKAISAMKQSGQRFMTTINEMNSLTAFLNEVRADEKFIAFVDKENPDQLFKLAQSGKNTCILIGPEGDFTANELKLAQECDFRKVALGNSTLRTETAGLVACHSLNLLNMG